The Kitasatospora kifunensis genome contains the following window.
GAGGTTCAGCTCGTTGAACCACCGCTCCAGGTCGTCCCGGGTGATCTCGCTGTCGAAGATGCTGTAGAGGACGAGGTGGCCGAGCAGGGGGGATTGGTCGCCGGTCATCGCCGCGGTGTACGAGTCGAAGGCGGAGTCGCCGGTGGCGAGGTCGGGGAGCTGTTGCTCCGGCTGCTGTGCGGTCATGCTCGGCTCCAATGCGAAAACGGCCGTTTTGGCAGATGTGCGCTGCTGCTACTGGCTGGTGCGTGGTCAGATGAGGCGGAAGAGGTCGGCGGCGCGGTGGGTGTCGGCCAGGTCGTCGATGCTCCGCAGGTTGTCGCACAGGGCGTCGAGCACGGAGCCCGGCGCCGCAGCGGTCGGGGCTCCGATCGCGATGCCGAAGACGCGGAAGCCGAGTTCGTGGCGGGCCGCGTTCCAGCGGCGCATCCAGTCCTCGCCGACCGCGCACTCGGCGTCGGTGATCAGCACGATGTCCCCGCGCGGGCGCCCCGCGTCGTTGTACTCAGCCGCCAGCAGGTCGACGGCTTCACCGAGTGGGGACTCGAAGTCCGTGCCGCCGCCGAAGAAGTGCTCGGCCAGCTCGGCGACGTCGCCGATGGCGGCGGGCCGGGAGGCCGGGAAGCGGAAGACGCGGATCTGGTGGGCCGAGGAGAAGAGGATGCACGCGAAGTCGCGCCGCGGTACTGCCTGGCGGGCCTGGTCCAGCAGCGCCAGCGCGCCGGCCTTCGCCCAGGCCTCGCCGGTCGGCGCCCCCCGCTGGCCCCGGTACGGGTAGTTCATGGAGTCCGAGCAGTCCACGCAGGCGATGATCGCGCCCTGTCCGGTCTCCTGCTCGCCGCGGCTGTCGTAGAGCATCAGCTCGCCCTGTGCGAATCGGGACGCGAATACCGCCCGCAGCTCGGGCACGGCCAGGGCGGCCAGCTCGGCGGGGACCAGGCGCGAGAGGTCGGCTCCGAGGGTGATGCCGACCAGCTCACCGGGGGCGTGCTCGATGCGGCGGGCCCGCTCGCCGGCGGCCATCTGCCTGAAGCGCCCGATCAGGTCGGCGAACCGGGCCAGCCGGCCGGTGCGCAGGCGCTGCGCGAGCTGGGCGCGCTCCTGGAAGTCCATCCGCTCCAGCTGCCCGGGCTCCACGCCCCACGCCCGCATGACGGCTGTCTCCTCCTGCGTCTCGGTCGCGGCCTTGGTCAGGGCCTTCCGGACGGCGGAGCGGATACCCGGTGCCGCAGCAGCAACCTCCGCCAAGGCGTGGTCGAGGGCCCGGGCCGCGGCCTGGTCGGCGTCCTCAGCGTGCCGGATCGCGGTCTTCACCGCGCTCGCGGCGTCCTCGGGCACCGTTCCGTCGGCGTCTGCCTGGCCGGCGGCCTGCCGCAGTGCTTCCGCGACTGCCTCGGCGCGCGCTGCAGCCTGGTGCTGCGCCTGCTCTGCGCGCTGCGCCTGGTCCTGGGCCTGCTCGGTCTGCTCCAGGAGCTCGCGCAGCTGCCGGGTCAGGGCGAGGACCGCCATGGCGGCGGCGTAGGGGTCTCCGGCGGTCTCGCGGCGTAGCTCGGCGAGCTCGGGGGAGGCTGCCATCGCGGTGATGACCTGGTGGTTGACCAGCCGGGAGGGTGCCATGGCTGCCCGTTCCCGGATCTCGGGGGTCACCTTGTAGGCGGCCAAGAAGGCGTCCTGCAGCAGGTCTTCGACGTGGTCGTGGTGCTCCTGCAGGTCGTCGGCGAGTTCGCGCAGCGCCGGGGCCTGGGTGTAGGTGTCGCGCCAGGACAGCCGGTCGAAGCGGTCACCGACGACCGCGGTGGTGTGCTGCTCCGGGGCGGCGCCGCCGGTCAGGCCGAGCCACCGGCCGGCCTGGCGGCCCAGGGTCTTGAGCTTGTTCAGCGTCTTGCCCACGCTCGGGCCTCCCTCTGCTCGTCAGCCGCTCAGAGCTGGCTCTGGATCATGCTCGCGTCCAGACCCAGGCCCTCGGTCAGCATCCGGGCGTAGACAGCGCGCTGGCGGCCGATCACGCGGTCCAGGGTCGCGGTGGAGCGCCCCGAGGAGAGCGCGTCGTCGCGCAACTTCGTCAACTGCTTCCCGGCCCTGGTGAGCTTGGGGTTCGCCTCCTTGATCGCCCAGTCGCGCAACTTCTCCCGGGACTGCCCGGCCTTGGCCTCCAGAGCGGTCTCCAGGTCGCTGATCTGGTCCTCCAGGTCGAGCGCCTCCTTGGCGTGCGGGTTGACCAGCTGCAGGACTTCGCGCTCCACGGTGGGCCGGTCGGCGGGGGAGTCCCACAACACGTGGGTGAGCACCGCCAGGTCGCCTTCGGCCACTTCGTCGCGGCCGTCCAGGAACGCGGACGCCTGCAGCAGCCGGACGGCCTGGCGCCAGCGCCGGTCGGAGGCGACCAGCTCCTTGCGGCGCAGAGCCGCACGCAAGGTGCAGATGGCGTCCACGATCGAGTCCGGCACCGCCACGGCGGGCACCGTCACCTCGACCGCGTGCTTCAGGGCCGCGAGCGGGACCGTCGTGCGCGTCGGCGCGAGCTGCGGCGCGGTCGCCGAGCGGACCAGCGCAGCGAAGTTCGATGGGTCAGCGAGGTAGCCGACCTCGATGCGCACCAGCAGCCGGTCGTAGATCGCCGCGGTGTCCTCGCCCGAGGGGAGTTCGTTGCTGGCGGTGATGGCGCTGATCAGTGGGCATCGGATCGGCTCCCCGCCGTTCTCCGGGTGGTAGAGCCGCTCGTTCAGGAAGCCCAATGTCTCGTTCAGAGCCGCGCTGCTGCACTTGAAGATCTCGTCGATGAACGCGATGTCGGCGGTTGTGGCACGCCCCTCGAAGATCTGCCGGTACTCGCCGCGGCTCAGCGCGGCCACGTCGATCGGGCCGAACATCCGGGTGGGAGCGGTGAATTTGCTGAGCAGGATCTCCCACAGGGACGCCCCGTCGATCCGGCTGGTCAGCTCCCTGGCCAGCTCGGATTTTGCCGTCCCTGGAGGGCCCAGCAGCAGGCTGTGCTGGCCGGCGAGCACAGCGACCGTCAGCGTTCGCACCACGTCGTCGCGTTCGAAGTACAGCGCCGACAGTTCCTCGACCACGGCGCGCAGTTGCTGCGCGGTGTCCAGCTGGTCAGTGACTGGAGCTGACCTACCCATGACAGACCTCCCTGCTCGGATGACAAGCCGCTCGCACACTATCGGCGTGGGGGTGCCAAAACGGCCGTTTTGGCACCCCCACGCCCTGATCAGGCGATGCGCCTGGTCGGTCCCTGGTCGGTCTCCGGTTGATTCCCGGCTGCGGAGCCCATTTCGCGCCTCGGGCCACCTTCGGTGGTGCACGCTGCTCTCGACAGCCCACAGAGCGACCATCAACTCCGAGAGGACGCACCGATGGCCCCCGACGACCAGGCAGCTACGAGCGCGGCTTCAACGCCGGAAATCCTGCTGCAGCTGCTCAAGCGCGACTGGCCGGACGCCCGCGCCTTCCTAAAGCCGGACCGCCTCGCCATACTGATCGACCGGCTCAAGGCCCTGGCCGGGGCCAGCGACCAGGCGGACCGCACCGAGGCGCTGCGCCAAGCCCTCCCGCTGTTGGACCCCCTTCCCACCAACCACGCTGTCCGGGCGGCAGCCCGGCAGATCATCACGGACCTGCCGGACGTGCCGCCGGTGAGCGAGCTGCCGACAGACCTGCAGCTGTGGCTGGCGAACCCCGCCGGCGACCGGCCCAGCACCGCCGAGATCATCACCACCGCGCAATCGAGCCTGCTCAAGGCTCCCACTTTCACCGCTGCCGAAGCCGGTCTCAGCTCGACCGCCTCGACCCCGGATCTGATCCGGCTGGTCGATCCGCAGGGGGAGCCGCGCTTCCCGGTGTTCCAGTTCGAGGCCGGCACCAAGCAGCCGCTGGACGTCGTGGTGCGGATCAACCGGATGCTGCTCGCCGACGTGGACCCGTGGGGAGTCGCGTACTGGTGGCTGACCTGGAACCACTGGATCGGCGCCGTTCCGGCCGCCGAGGTCGGTCGGATGACGGACGACCAGCTGCTCGAAGCCGTAGCAGTTCTGCTGGGCGACTGAGCTGCGGCCACAGAACCCGCTACGCTCCAGGGCCGGTCTTCGGCAGAATGGCCGCCCAAGATCATCGAACCGGGGGCATGCCATGATCATCTTGATCGCTGTCGTTGTCGGCCTCAACGCCGCGCTCTTCGCCGCGTTCCTGTCGAGAGCCACGCGCGCGCTCGGCGTGCTCGCCATCAGCGTGCTCGCCGCCGGCGCCTACGGGGGTGGCAGCTACGCCCTGCTTCACCTGCTGCTGCCGCACGGGCTCCCCCACTTCTCCGGCTCGCCCCAGCTGATCGTCCCGGCTGCCGTCGTGCTGGCCGCCGCTGCAGTGGCGCTCGTGGTAGCGAGCCGGATCCGCCTGCGCCGCCTGGTGGGTCGTCAGCACGCACGGTACGCCGAGCTGTGGGCCGAGCTCAGCCGCGAGCTGCACGACCGCTACCCCGGCGAACTCACCCCCGAGCAGGACCAGGTGAACGGCCACCTCGCAGCCGCGGCTGCCGCCCACTGGTGGCGCGGCCGCGCAGCCCTGACCGAGCTGCGCCAGGGCGCGGTGCACGGCGTCGAGGTGGTCCGCGACGTCGCCCGCACGCGCCAGGGTCCCGATCTCAAGGCCAAGCTGCCCGCGCTGGTCGCCGCCCGCGGGGACGTCCTCGATGCGGTCCGCCGGTACTTCCCGTCCGCACCCAGCCGCCTGTAGCCGATCGGCTGCGGCGCAGCCCCGCGAAAAGCTGATCAAGGTGTCCCTGGCGGCGGGTAGCGTCGGCCCGAGGTGCCCGATTCGCCAACACCGCAGGGGGTCAGCAGATGATGCGTCACCAGAACGTCGCGCCGGGCGAAGGCGGCGGGTTCCGGTACGAGACCGGCGCGCAGGTCTGGGCCCGCGAGAAGAGCACCAGGGCCTGGGTGTACCTGCCACCCGGGACCGCCGACACGGTGCGCCCCGACGGACTGACCTGGAAGGCCTACGCGAAGGCCGGCAACCTGCTGTGCGGATACCCGGGGTGTGCTGTCCCCTTCGCCAGCGCGCACGGCGGGGTGCAGAAACGCCACCACTTCGTTCACCCCAAGGGCGGGGTGAGCCACGCGGAGACCGGTGGGGAGCTCATCTGGCACCTGACGGCGAAGGAGACCGTCCGGGCGTGGGCGGCCGGCGCCGAGCAGTTCCAGGGCTGGGCGATCCACGTGGACGACGTGCCCATCGTGATGCCCGAGGGATGGCGCCGACCCGACGTACTGCTGATCTCGCCCGACGAGCAACGCAGGATCGCCTTCGAGGTGCAGTACTCCGAGCTGACCGGCAGCCAGTGGCTGGCCCGGCATCGGCACTACGAGCGAGCCGGGGTGGTGGACATCTGGCTGTTCGCGCCGATCCCGGGCCCGCTGTGGCGCCGCCCCCGCAACGTTCCCAGGCACAACGACGCCCTGTTCCGCGGCACCTGGGAGATCTCCACCCAGCTCAGCCCGGTGCACGCCACCATGCTGGAGGAAGGACGGGTCCCTCTGTGGCTCGACCCGTCCGCGCTGGCGGTGGGGACCGCGACGGCCCAGTACCGGCGGACCTGGTTCCCCACCCGCGACACCGAGCAGCTCTGGGCGCGGCGGAAGAGCGGGACTCCGTCCGTGCTCGTGCCCGAGCCCGACTTCGCGGCCTGCTGGGTGAGTTCCGACGCGCTCGCCACCTGCACGGTGGACATGCGGACGGGCGAGTTGGAGACGCCGACGCGGCGCCTGCAGAGGAGCAGCCTCGAACGCGATCAGCGGGCCGAGGAACGGTGGCGCAGCCGGCAGGAGGAGGAGCGCCGAAGCGCGGCCGCGGCGCGGGCGGCCGCAGAGAAGGCTCGATTGGCCGAGGCCGCCGAGCGCCGGTCCGCCGAGCTTGAGCGTCGGCAGGCTCAGCAGGAGCTCCACGCTGGTGAACGGCAGGCCGCGCTGTCCGCGCTGCATACCGCGCAGCAGGCCGCCGCTTCCCGACCCGAGCGCGAGGATGAAGTGGAACACGAGGAACCGCAGCAGATCGCTCCTCCCGTTCCCCCGGTTCCTGCTGAGCGTCCCGAGGTGCCGCCTGTCCCGCGGCGGCGGCGATCGGTGCGCGATGTGCTCCCCCGGTGGCTCGGCGGCCGGTAGCCCGCTGGTGGATCCGGCCACCGCGTGCCCAGCGGCGGCGGCTGTCGTTGGCAGAGCATGAAGAGCACATACCGACGTAGCGGTGGTGGTCTGGGGCGGGGGCTCGACCTGGTGGGCACCGTGCCGGGGCCCGAGCGGAGCAGTCCCCGCCGGACGGTCGCAGAGCGCACCTTGGACGTCGCCCCGCTGGGGGCGGTCCTGGAGGATGCTCGGCGGCGGCGGCTGGCCCGGGCCTCCGAGGACTGGCGGCCGGCGGTGCCCGGCCAGCGCGAGCCCTGACGGGCCGTACTCCTGCCGGGGCCCCGCCGCGCTGCTCACGGCGGGGCCCGAACAGGGGCCCCAGCCTACGAAGCACGGGCCCGACCCACCAGAGGGCGGCCGGGCAGGCGGTCCTACATCTCGATGCCGGGGGTGGGCCGAGGGTGCGCCTGGACCTGTGGGGACACCCCTTGGCTGGCGAGGCGGACCGCCGCCCTGCGCAGGGCGATCCTGCTCGCGACGGCAGGATCGGGGGTCTTCTCCAGCTGCAGCGCGAGTTGGTGGAGCCTGGCGGCTCCGGCCGGGCTGCCGAGTTCTGCGCAGGCGGTGGCGTAGTGCTGCTCGGCGGCACCGGCTGCGCGGCTGATCCGCACATAGACCTCGGCGAGTTCGGTGCGCCGGTCGACGGTGATCGGACGTACTGGTAGCCGGTTGACCCCGCGGCCGGAGGCTCGCAGGTAGAGCTGCCCCTGGGCGGCGAGCCGTTCGGTGAGTGTCTGGTGGTCGCGGGCCAGGATTTCGGACGCGCCCGCCACGTGCCGCAGCAACTCGGCGAGGCCGGCCATCGTCTCGGGGGCAGCGAGTTCCCGCAGGGGGCGGAGGGGGCTGCCGATCATCTCCGGCCTCCAGTCGGGATCGGTGTGCAGCACACGGCCCAGACGGTCGGTAAGGGCCCGCGCCTCGGCTGCTTGCGGGTCGGGACCGTGGCTGTCGTTCAGCGCGGTGTGCAGCGGTGCCCAGCACGCGGCGACCTCGCGCCACCGCGCGGCGGCCGCGCGGTTGGCGTCGGCGAGGGGTTCGGAGCCGTCAGCTGGAAGGGCTGGTGCAAGGTGGCTGGTCACGTCGGCCATCAGGAGGTGGGTGGCAGTGAGGCGGACGGCGACGGTTCGCATCGCCGAGGCTGTGGGTTGGGCGGCGCCGTTGCCGGTCGCCCGCCAGGCCAGCTCCGTGAGCCGGTCTGCCGAGGCATGGACTCCGTCGAACAGGGCCGGCAGCAGTGTCCCGGGTTCGGGTGGAGCGGCGCGCAGGACGGGGGCGGGGCGGATGTCGTTCAGGGCGGCAACGGCACGGTCGTCGGTGCCCCGGGCCACGGCCAAGGCCAGTTTGCCGAAGACGTCGGCGGCTTCGGCGAGGTCGCGGGCCTTGCCCGGATAGATGTCCAGCGGCGTGTCGTAGAACAGCCGTGCCGCGATTCGGCTGACAGGCCCGGTGAGTTCGAGGACCCGGGCAACGGCTGCCGCCCGCAGCTCGTCGGTTTCGAGGGTGACCCCGGTCCGGGTTCGCGGTGAGCCGTCCGGGCCGGTGTGGGTCGCCAGCAGGTCCCGTCCGGTCCGCACCAGGAAGGTGGCCTGGCGGATGCTGTGCACCGCCCGTTCAGGGGAAAGCGGTGCCGGGCGAGTGCCGCGCGCCTTGTCGAGGAGAGCGACTGCGTGTTGCAGGAGGTCATGAGTACGGCCGTTCTCCAGCGGCCGCGCCGCGATCACGTCGACCGGCTCCCAGGCCATCGCACGCTCTACGGTGAGCAGCAGGCGGCCCAGGTCGGCGAGTTCACCGGCGATGGCATCGCGTTGGTCTTGGAGCAGGTGCCTGAAGCGCTGGGTGTGGAGGTGCGCCAGGTGCTGGCCGGCAAGGTCGACGAAGTCGCCGAAGCGGACGCTCACGCTGCGGCACCTGCGGCCGTCAGCGCCTGGCCGGCCTGTCGGGCAAGGAGCGCGGCGCGGGAGAGCCGGTGCGCGGTGCCGGGTTCGGTGGCGGCCTGCGCGTCGTTCCCCATCTCGACTGCGACGACCTCCAGGAGGCGGCCGAGCGCCTTGGTGGAGTCGGCGTCCCAGAGTGCCGGGAGCTCCGGTTCGTCCTGGGGGAAAGGGAGAAGATCGCGGGCTTCAAGGGCGTGGTCGTAGGCAGCGAGCGCGGCCAGCGCGCCGGGCCCGTGCTCGATTGCGAGGGCTGCGGCGCCGGCCGCTTCGAGCACCGCCCAGGCCGCGGACATCCGGGTCTCGGGGTCGGGGCTGAGCAGGGAGTTCGAAAGAGCGGCGAGCATCGTGGTCATCTTGCCCATCAGGGATTCCTCAACGGTGGTGGCCGGGCGGGTCTGGACCAGAATGGCGGTCCGTGCTCACCGGCGGCGGCAATGGCGATCTCGTTGTGGAGAAGTCGGCACCTGTGGATAACCCGCCTTCCTGCTGGTCAGGAAGGCGGACCTGCCATCAGGATCGCGAGCACGGCTCCGCCGTACATCGCGGCGCCCATGCTGACCCGGCTGCTGAGCCCGGCCCGGCGGGCGGCGAGGAGAGCGCTGGCGGTGAAGCCGAGCAGGAGCCAGGCGAGGACGAACGCCGCGACCGCGGTGGTCCAGCCGAACCATCCGGTGGCGAGCCCCACGGCTGCGCTCGCCTTCACATCGCCTCTGCCGGCCGTGCCCAGCAGGTAGGTCGTCCAGTAGAGGGCGATCATGGCGCCCGCGCAGGCGGCCGCGCGCAGGGCGGCGCCCGGGTGCTCCGCGGCGGGGTAGGTCAGGAGTACCGCGACCACCAGGGTGCCCGGCAGGGTGACGCTGTCCGGCAGCCGGTGCAGGGCGGTGTCGAGGGTGGCGAGGATGCAGCCCATCACGGTGAACGCCAGCAGGGTCGGCAGCACGGGCGTCCGGCCGAACCGGTAGGTCACGGCTGCGCCGAGCAGTGCCGCGGCGGCAGCGGTGGGGACCGCCCAGCGGCGCAGGGTGGTCCGGGTGTCGCTGTCCGGCCGCAGGCGCTCCAGGATGGGCGTGGTCACGAGGGCGCTCCTGCGTAGTGCGATCCCAGGGCCAGGGTGTCCTGGAGCAGTTGGGCGGTCTCAGGCTGCATCTCGGCGCCGCCGATCTGCTCCAGCACGGTGTCGAGCCGGTCGGCGTAGTGCTCGATGGTGGTGCGGTCGCCGACCTGGTGGGCGGCCCGGATGGCCAGGCGGTAGAGCTCCTCGGCAGCGGGCTCGGCGCGGATGCCCGTCTCGGCGGCCGCGAGCGCGCCACGGGGGTCCTCGGCGGCCAGGCGGTGCTCGGCGACCTGGGCGGCGGTGTCCACGATCGCGGCGATCATCTGCTGCCGGTAGGCCTCTGCCCAGGTGTAGCGGCGTGGCGGGGTGTCCGCGAACGGCCTGCCCTTGACCAGGTCGAGCGCGACGGCGAGCGCCTGCGGGGTTCCTCGCTGGGTGAGGGCGAGGAAGTGGTGCCAGTCCACGGTGACGTCGTGGAGGTTCAGTCCGTCGCCGATGTCCATGGTGACGCGTGGGGCGCCGTCCTCGCTGGTGCCGAGCCAGCGCCGCAGTGCGCCGACCTGGCCGTTGGAGGCGGTGGCGGTCGGGTCGCCGGGCGAGAAGTCGAGGGTGAGGTCGGTCGTGAGGCCGTTGGGGTGCAGCGCGATCCAGGCGGCGACCTCGGTCATCCTGGCCAGCGCTGCGGGCCGGGCGGGGGCGTCGGTGCCGTTGAGGGTGACGGGCCCCAGCAGGGTCAGTAGCGGGCCGGCGGGGTCGGGCAGGGTGAGGTCTTCGTCGTCCTGGTGCTCGGGCTCGCCGGTGGGGCTGGCCGCCGCTGGCTCGGTCCGGGTGGCCGCAGGGGCAGGCTCGGCGGTAAGTGGTTCGGCGGGGGCAGGCACCGACGGAGCCGGGGTCGGTACGGGGTGCACCGGCTCGGCCAGCTCTACCTGCTCGGCGGGTTCGACGGGTTCGACGGGCAGTTCGGCCGGACCGGCCGCGGGCGCGGGCTGCTCGGGCAGGGCAGGTGCCGGAGCCGGGGGCGCAGCAGGCGCGGGCTGTTCGGTCGGCTCTTCCGTCTCGGTGGGCTCCGGCTCAGCCGGCTGCTCCGTGATGCCGAAGAGGTCCAGCAGCGCGGTGTAGTCCTCGTCGCTCACCTGGTGGGGCACCAGGTCGAAGGTCTGGCCGGCGAGGGTGATCCGGCCGCCCGGCAGCGGGGGGATCCGCAGGGCCCGGGGTGAGAAGGTGGCCGAGCCGGTTGCCAGCACTGCGGTGCACGTGCCGTCGAGCAGCTGGTCGATGGTCTCGGCGTCCTCGGCGGTGAGCGCGGTCGCGGTGACGGCGATCTGCGGGGACCAGGCATCGGGGGTCAGGCCGGCCCGGGCGTGGTGGATGGTGGGCGTCTCCGTCGCGGCGAGTGCTTCGCGCACCGTTGTCTGCCAGGCGGTGAGGGCCGCGAGTGCGCTGCTGGTGCTGTCCATCACCTGGATGCGGCCGTAGCCGTTGTCCAGCGCGGTGAGGCCTTCTCCGAGACCGGCCAGGAGCACGCCCAGGTCGTCGCGCCACGGCGCGGTGGCCAGCTCGATCGCCATGGCGCGCAGGATCTGGCTCGCGTCGGCGGGGGCGACGAGGAGGGCTCCGACGCTCTCCAGGTCCACGAGGAGTGTGGCGCCGTCGGTGGTGCGGCCCAGGGTGGAGAGCGCGGGGTACGGCGCGACGACGTGGCGGGCTTCGTCGTCCGGCAGAAGGTCGGCGCCGGTGACCGGG
Protein-coding sequences here:
- a CDS encoding AAA family ATPase; this translates as MGRSAPVTDQLDTAQQLRAVVEELSALYFERDDVVRTLTVAVLAGQHSLLLGPPGTAKSELARELTSRIDGASLWEILLSKFTAPTRMFGPIDVAALSRGEYRQIFEGRATTADIAFIDEIFKCSSAALNETLGFLNERLYHPENGGEPIRCPLISAITASNELPSGEDTAAIYDRLLVRIEVGYLADPSNFAALVRSATAPQLAPTRTTVPLAALKHAVEVTVPAVAVPDSIVDAICTLRAALRRKELVASDRRWRQAVRLLQASAFLDGRDEVAEGDLAVLTHVLWDSPADRPTVEREVLQLVNPHAKEALDLEDQISDLETALEAKAGQSREKLRDWAIKEANPKLTRAGKQLTKLRDDALSSGRSTATLDRVIGRQRAVYARMLTEGLGLDASMIQSQL
- a CDS encoding prepilin peptidase; its protein translation is MTTPILERLRPDSDTRTTLRRWAVPTAAAAALLGAAVTYRFGRTPVLPTLLAFTVMGCILATLDTALHRLPDSVTLPGTLVVAVLLTYPAAEHPGAALRAAACAGAMIALYWTTYLLGTAGRGDVKASAAVGLATGWFGWTTAVAAFVLAWLLLGFTASALLAARRAGLSSRVSMGAAMYGGAVLAILMAGPPS
- a CDS encoding LysM peptidoglycan-binding domain-containing protein — translated: MPRHPARRTSWAADLLRCLASLLALIALLAALPIALYVATRALLPLGLQSLGSPSDLLTQQDTGGLALLVLAAVGWIAWAQFAIATLLEIPAQLRGRTAPRIKLPGFGLSQRAAAGLIGGILILLPTAGGAFAATGAAATAPQPTSARVAATAAAVPTKQSATTASDQSSSSQSTHRTYTVRDSSPADSLWSIAEHELGDGTRWHEIADLNEGHTMVDGSIFRATGEIQPGWVLTLPGTATETDATAAATSVTVQPGDTLTAIAQRSLGDSSDWTQIANLNDGHTMTDGTLFHDPDLIRPGWKVIIPTVTQQQPGPPAAAAPAPATPVPAPAAEPATPTPATTTPATPAPATPSPAASTPQPSASAQAAATAVPTPRTATPPPAASTAPASSPTAKVSTSTPRPAPSASTQTVRTAPVAAEDSSVDIAAIASWGGLGAAGILLVLAARRMQQQRGRRRGERIRMPKPRPAGRTPLDPVDQAAAQLAEFEQRLRASEDPVGAALIDRALRTLAAAIAEQSRPLPALAAVRLDNNTLDLYLEHDSQPVRPFTAVPGSPAHWSCPVTGADLLPDDEARHVVAPYPALSTLGRTTDGATLLVDLESVGALLVAPADASQILRAMAIELATAPWRDDLGVLLAGLGEGLTALDNGYGRIQVMDSTSSALAALTAWQTTVREALAATETPTIHHARAGLTPDAWSPQIAVTATALTAEDAETIDQLLDGTCTAVLATGSATFSPRALRIPPLPGGRITLAGQTFDLVPHQVSDEDYTALLDLFGITEQPAEPEPTETEEPTEQPAPAAPPAPAPALPEQPAPAAGPAELPVEPVEPAEQVELAEPVHPVPTPAPSVPAPAEPLTAEPAPAATRTEPAAASPTGEPEHQDDEDLTLPDPAGPLLTLLGPVTLNGTDAPARPAALARMTEVAAWIALHPNGLTTDLTLDFSPGDPTATASNGQVGALRRWLGTSEDGAPRVTMDIGDGLNLHDVTVDWHHFLALTQRGTPQALAVALDLVKGRPFADTPPRRYTWAEAYRQQMIAAIVDTAAQVAEHRLAAEDPRGALAAAETGIRAEPAAEELYRLAIRAAHQVGDRTTIEHYADRLDTVLEQIGGAEMQPETAQLLQDTLALGSHYAGAPS
- a CDS encoding competence protein CoiA family protein, translating into MMRHQNVAPGEGGGFRYETGAQVWAREKSTRAWVYLPPGTADTVRPDGLTWKAYAKAGNLLCGYPGCAVPFASAHGGVQKRHHFVHPKGGVSHAETGGELIWHLTAKETVRAWAAGAEQFQGWAIHVDDVPIVMPEGWRRPDVLLISPDEQRRIAFEVQYSELTGSQWLARHRHYERAGVVDIWLFAPIPGPLWRRPRNVPRHNDALFRGTWEISTQLSPVHATMLEEGRVPLWLDPSALAVGTATAQYRRTWFPTRDTEQLWARRKSGTPSVLVPEPDFAACWVSSDALATCTVDMRTGELETPTRRLQRSSLERDQRAEERWRSRQEEERRSAAAARAAAEKARLAEAAERRSAELERRQAQQELHAGERQAALSALHTAQQAAASRPEREDEVEHEEPQQIAPPVPPVPAERPEVPPVPRRRRSVRDVLPRWLGGR